The genomic region TATTTTAAATACTGGTCTTTGTTCAGTAGCTAAGCGCTGAACAAAGTTTAAAAATTCTTGTGGTTTCCTATTTTTCAGTGAACCATGTGGCCGCTCAAAATTATATAAATAAATGGCCTCTTCTACCAACTTTTGAGCTTGTTTAAGTGATATATTCATATTTTCGAAATTGATATACTCATTCTTAAGTATCCCATTTATAGACTCTGCATGGGCATTCTCCCAGGCTTTCCCTCCCATGCTAGGGGTGGTTGAATAGTGCTTATGGAGTTGTTCCATTTTGTCTGAACCATACTGGCTGCCCCTGTCTGAATGAAAAATAAGTTTTTTGCGTTCTTGATTGTCTAGACCTGCTACAGCCATCTTAAAGGCTGGAACAACGGTGTCCTCTGTGGTCATGTTGGCCGATAAGCTCCATCCTGTAATCATTCGGCTATAAACATCTAGCACCAGGGTAAGATAGTAATGGCATCCTATATAAACCGATATATAAGTTATGTCACTCACCAAGAGCCTGTTTTCTTTCTTTATTGTAGTGCCACTTATCAGGTTTGGATACCACCGCTTACCTGCATAGGTCGTACGGTGATGGCTTTTTATACGTGCTACCCTAAATCCATTGGCGAGAAGGATTGCTTCAAACCTATCCCTGCCTATCCTCTCGGGCTTGATCTGATCATAAAGCTTGCGACACCCCATATTCCTATGTTTCTTACGGATTTCTTGAGCAGATGCAATTACTTCCTGAGCAATCCCTGACAAGTGAGCCTGTTGTTTAACCCGCTTATAGTGAGCCTGCTTGGTTATCCCTAGCATGTTATATAATGCTGTCATGGAACCATTAAAACTTGACTTGTTCATTCGGAAATATTCTAGGACAGCCGTTTGTTCTTTTTTTCGATATCCTCCCCAGAACGTTCCGAAGCAAATTCAACGACCTTCTCCAGGTAATCAATTCGCATCTGTTTCTGACCAAGGGCTTGCTCAAGTTTCTTGATCTGATCTTGCAGTTCTTTGTTCTTTTTGCTCATACTTTTTTGTTCCACTATAACCCTGGTTTCGCTGCGGTAAAGATCGGAATATTTTCTGAGCCATTTGTAAACGGCGGTACGACTCACTCCGTACACATTGGTGACATCCAAAACTCGGAGGTCACCAATGTTCGATTTTTTTCACTAAATCAAGTTTTAGCTCAACACTAAAAACCCGGCGTTGTTTACCTTTTTCCATTGTTTAAAAGTTTAAGAAAAAGGGCAACTTATTTCAGTCTTAGTCAAGTTTTATCCTGCGTCTTGTAGATTCTAGATTCTAACAGCCAAGAGGTCTATATTTAGAAAGTTTACTGTTTACAGTATAGCGCAATCAGATTTCAGAAGTCAATTCAAAATTCAGCATTCAAAATTCAAAATTTTTGTCTTGGTTCCTGATTCTCAACTCTTGCTTCTTTCGGTCTATTTTCTCTATTCTAATAGCGGAGCATCTAAATTTAGGATAC from Zunongwangia profunda SM-A87 harbors:
- a CDS encoding transposase; this translates as MSRTAVYKWLRKYSDLYRSETRVIVEQKSMSKKNKELQDQIKKLEQALGQKQMRIDYLEKVVEFASERSGEDIEKKNKRLS
- a CDS encoding IS3 family transposase; translation: MNKSSFNGSMTALYNMLGITKQAHYKRVKQQAHLSGIAQEVIASAQEIRKKHRNMGCRKLYDQIKPERIGRDRFEAILLANGFRVARIKSHHRTTYAGKRWYPNLISGTTIKKENRLLVSDITYISVYIGCHYYLTLVLDVYSRMITGWSLSANMTTEDTVVPAFKMAVAGLDNQERKKLIFHSDRGSQYGSDKMEQLHKHYSTTPSMGGKAWENAHAESINGILKNEYINFENMNISLKQAQKLVEEAIYLYNFERPHGSLKNRKPQEFLNFVQRLATEQRPVFKINY